ACTCCATCTTGCGCAGGCTGAACTGGAGGCTCTGCTCCGGCCGGAAACCCCTGGATTAACTTCCCCTCATTGAGAGAACACGATTATGAAAACGTTAAAAGCTATCATGCCCATGGCTCTGTCCGTGCTGGCAGCCCTTGCCTTGCTCACCGGCTGCCGCAAACCGGCAACCCCGAATGAGTCAGCCGAAGACAGGCATGCAGGACATTCCCACTCAGCGCCAAAGGCGGCGCCGTCGAATCCAGCCGGCCAAGCCACCATGTCGGGTGGAGCAAAGTGTGCGGCCCACAATGCCCCCCGCGCCTGGTGCTTCCTGTGCGATGCCCGCCTGCGGGAGCCGGGCCGGTTGTGGTGCCAGGAGCACAATCGCTATGAAGACCGGTGCTGGTTGTGCCATCCCGAAGCGCGGGATAAACAGCGTTTGTGGTGTGAGGAGCATGCATTATACGAAGATGAATGTTTCCTGTGCCATCCGGAGCTGAAGTCCAAGGCCCCTTCTTCCTCCGCCCCGCAAGCCGCGCTGATGTGCAAGGAACATGGCGTCCTGGAGGCCGAATGCGCCATCTGTCATCCGGAGGCCGTGGCGCAGTTGAAACCGGGGGAAGGTTTGCAGGTACGGCTGCCTTCGCCCCAGTCTGCGGGGATGGTTGGACTGCAAACGGCGGCTACGGGGAGCGGGAAGGTTACCGAGAGCGTGGAATGTTTGGCGGAAATCATCTTCAACCAGAACAAGCTGGCGCATATTGCCGCGCCCCTGAGCGGCATCCTCCACACGGTGGAGGCGGAGCTGGGGGCCCACGTAAAGGAAAAGCAGACGGTCGCCAGAATCTGGTCGGCGGCCATTGCAGAAACGGTGGCCAGGGCAGTCCTGTCCCACCAGACGTTGGAGCGGGAACGGAAATTGAGAGCCAGCCGGGTGACCTCCCAGGCGGCGCTGGACGAGGCCGAGGCCGCCCACCGGGCCGTGTGCCAGCAATTGCGCACGCTGGGCTTCACGGAGGAGCAGGTGGACGAGGTGGGCCGGCTGGCGCCTGACCAGGTCTTGCTGGAGGTCCGTGCCCCTTTTGCGGGTGAAATCATAGAACGAACGGGTGTGCGGGGGACCCTCGTGGAGGCGGGCAGGCCCCTGTTCACACTCGCTGACACCTCCACCATGTGGGCCATGTTGCAAGTGCCGGCCACCGCACTGCCCCACCTTCAAACTGGCCTAACAGTGGAACTGCGTGTGGATGCACTGCCGGGGCAGGTCTTCACCGGCACGTTGACCTGGGTGGGGCCGGCCTTGGATGAACGGACGCGCATGGCCCGGGCCCGGGCGGAATTTCCGAATCCGGACGGCAGGCTCAAGGACAGGATGTTCGCCCGGGCGCGCATTGTTGTGCGCCAAAGGGACAACGCCGTGCTCGTGCCCGGCGCCGCCATTCAATATTTGGAAGGGCGGCCAATCGTTTTTGTCCGCCGGACGGACGACCTCTATGAGGTGCGGGCGGTTGAACTCGGGGCCCGCGTGGGGGAACACCGGGAAATTATGGCCGGCCTCAAACTGGCGGAGCCTGTTGCGGTTAGCCGGTCTTTTGCGTTGAAGTCGGCCCTGTTGATTTCGCGTCTGGGAGCGGGTTGTGCGGATGACTAAACGCCTATGTTAAACTGGATTATCAGCGTTTCCCTGCGGAATCGTCTGCTGGTGTGTGTGCTGGCGGGCCTGGGGGTGGCCCTCGGCGCGCGCAATCTCGGCCGCTTGCCGGTGGACGCCTTCCCGGACACCACGCCCGTCCAGGTGCAAATCAATACCACCGCGCCGGCGCTTAATCCCCATGAAGTGGAGGCTCAAATCACCATACCGGTGGAGCTGGCCATCAGCGGTTTGCCGGGACTGCAAAACGTGCGCTCCCTGTCCAAGTTTGGCCTCTCCCAGGTGGTGGCCACCTTTGAGGACCGGGTGAACATCTTTCAGGCCCGCCAGTTGATCCTGGAACGATTGCAGACCGTCGAGCTTCCTCCTGGACTGCCACGGCCCCAACTGGGGCCGATTGCCACCGGCCTGGGCGAGGTTTTTCACTATCTCGTCTGGTCCACCAATGCAAATCGCACCCTCACCGAGTTGAGAATCCTGCAAGATTGGGTAATCAAGCCCGAATTGCGCAAAGTTCGCGGAGTGGCCGAGGTGAACACCTGGGGCGGTTTTGAGAAACAGTACCATGTGGTGGTGGACACTGAGCGCCTCATCAAATACCGCCTGACCTTGGAGGATTTATTTGCCGCGCTCGAAGCCAACAACCAAAACGTAGGTGGGGGCCAAATCACCCGCAGCGGAGAGTCCTTGCTGGTCCATGGCGTGGGATTGACCACCAACACCCAGGCCATCGCCGACATTGTCCTGACCAGTGTGCAGGGTACCCCGGTGCACGTGGGAGATGTGGCCACGGTCCGGGAGGACCACGAAATCCGCCGCGGGGCGGTCACGGCCAATGGCCGGGGTGAGGCCGTGCTGGGGTTGGGCTTCATGCTCATGGGGGAAAACAGCGCCGAGGTGACTCGCGCCCTCAAGGCGAAACTGGCCGAGGTTCAAAAAAGCCTGCCCCCCGATGTCCACCTCGAGGTGTTGTATGATCGGACAGAGCTGGTGGATAACGTCATCCGGACGGTGGAACACAATCTGCTGGCTGGCGCGTTGCTGGTGGTGGCTGTGTTGTTTGCTTTCCTGGGCAATTTGCGGGCTGGTCTGATCGTGGCGGCGGCCATTCCGCTGTCCATGCTCTTTGCCGGCAACCTCATGTTGCAAACCGGCATTGCGGCCAGCTTGCTGAGCCTGGGGGCCATTGATTTTGGCCTGATTGTGGATAGCTCGGTCATCATGGTGGAAAATTGCGCCCGGCAGGCCGCACGCCAGCGCGAGCGTCCCTGGTTGGAGGTGATTCGCGACGCAGCCCTCGAAGTGCGCCAGCCCACCTTGTACGGTGAGCTGATCATCCTGGTGGTGTTTTTGCCGGTGCTCACCCTCGAGGGGATCGAAGGCAAGATGTTTCGTCCCATGGCCTTGACCATGATCTTTGCGTTGCTGGGTTCGCTGCTCATTTCCCTGGTGCTGATGCCGGTGCTCGCCAGCCTGCTGTTGTCCCGGCACATGGCGGCCGGTGAGCCCTGGCTGGTGCGGGCTGCCCGGTGGCTTTACACTCCTTGCTTGAATTGGGCCTTGCGGCATCGGGCGGCTGTGCTGGCGGGGGCGCTGATGCTGCTGGCCGGCGGCGCCTGGCTGGCCGCCCGCATGGGGGGTGAGTTCTTGCCCCGCCTGGGGGAGGGCGCCATTGTGGCCACCACCGTGCGGCTGGCGGGGATTTCCGTGGAAGAGTCCGTGGCCCAAAATCATCTCATTGAACAGAGGATATTGGCCGAGTTCCCTGACGAAGTGGCCCGTGTCTGGACGCGCCTGGGCACGGCCGAAGTGGCCACCGATCCCATGGGCGTGGAGCTGGCGGATTTTTTCCTGGCGCTCAAGCCGCGGGAGCAGTGGCGCAAGGCCCGCACCCAGGAGGAACTGGCCGCGCAACTGCGCGCACTGCTCCAGCAGGTGCCGGGTATGCGGCCTGCGCTCAGCCAGCCCATCGAAATGCGCATGAACGAGATGATCGCCGGCGCGCGCGGGGATCTGGCCTTGAAAATCTATGGCGATGATCTGGAGGAATTGCGCCGCCTGGCCGCCGCAGTGCAGGGCGTGCTGGCTCGCATCCCGGGCGCCAGCGAGGTCTCCGTGGAGCAGCTGACCGGCCAGGGTGTTTTGCAGGTCCATGTCAATTCCCAGGCCCTGGCACGCCACGGCGTCCCAGCCCGTCACGTGTTGAACGTGGTGGAGGCCGTGGGAACCCGGCGGGTGGGCGAGGTCCGCGAGGGGCAAAGGCGCTTTCCCTTGGTGGTGCGTCTGCCAGACGAGCAGCGCCAAAACCCGGAAGCCCTCGCCAACACTCTCATCCCCACGGCCGGCGGGGCGGTGCTTCCCTTGAATCAACTGGCGCAGCTCACCGAAAGCGAAGGCCCCGCCACCATTAACCGGGAATGGGGCCGGCGCCGCATCACAGTGCAATGCAACGTGCAGGGCCGGGATGTCAAAAGTTTCGTTGCCGAAGCCCGGGCCAGCCTCGAGGCCCACATTCAATGGCCTGCCGGCTATGCCTTGGAGTGGGGCGGACAGTTTGAAAACATGGAGCGGGCCAATCGCAAACTCATGTTTGTCACGCCCATGGCCCTGGCGCTGATTCTGGTGCTCCTCTTTTTCAGCCTTAAATCGTTGCGCGATGTGTTGATGGTGGCCACGGGCATTCCGCTGGGAGCGGTGGGAGGCGTGCTCGCCCTGTGGCTGCGTGACATGCCATTCACCGTGAGTGCTGGCATAGGTTTTATTGCCCTGAGCGGCGTGGCCATTTTGAATGGCCTCGTGTTGGTCACTTTTATCCGCCAGCGCCTGGCGGAAGGGGTGGCCGTGGCGGATGCTGTGCGGGAGGGATGCCTGAGCCGGTTACGACCGGTGCTGATGACCGCCCTGGTGGCGGGGGTGGGTTTCCTGCCCATGGCGCTGAATGTGGGCGTGGGGGGTGAGGTCCAGCGGCCGCTGGCCACGGTGGTTATTGGCGGCATCTTCACCAATACCCTGCTTACCCTGGTGGTGCTGCCCGCCTTGTACTCAATTTTTGGACGGGCCCGTGCCATCCCCGCTTGAGAACAGGAGTGGGGGGCATTCGGCAACCGGCCAATTTCACCCCCCGGCCTGTCTCTGGCCGATTTGTGCTGGAAGCGGTCTGCCCGCCACGGCTTGCCAGCGTCCTCGGGCGCGAGTATGTTGCCCCAAACAATGCTCCCACGCTGCACGAACTCACCGCCACCGCGCCGCTCTTGGGGCGGACAGAACTCCGTGCTGCCGCTGCTTGCGTTCCTGGCTTTCGTTCTGGTGCTGCCGCACGGGTTGGGCGCGGCACCGCAGGTGGCCATTGCCGATGATGTCCACGGGCCATTGTATCGTCGCTTGGCGGCCGCCGTGGTGGGCATCACCTGTAAAGTCAAGGATGCCAATCCTGAATCAGGCCAATATTTTGGGACGGGCGTGATCATTTCCACCCAGGGTCTGGTCCTGACCACATTGACCGTGGTGCCGGAAAACCCGGGTGAAATCAAAGTTTACCTCGTAGATGGCAGGGTCCTCGAAGGCCGCGTGGTACGCCAGGACAAGGAGTCCGAAGGCGTCTTGCTCCAGGTGCAGGCTGTCGGCTTAACCGCCATGCCGCTGGCTGATTCCACCGCCTGCCGCTTGGGAGACCCGGCCTATTCGTGGGGCAATCCCTTTCACACCATCATGAAAGACGGCATGGTGAGTCTCAGCGCGGGCACCATCAGTGGCCTGTATCAAGTCAGCAGCGTGGATACCGAAAGCCGCTATGTTGGATGGGTTCTGGAAACCGATGCGGCGGTCAATCCCGGCTCGGATGGTGGGCCCTTGACCGATGCCGACGGCCACCTTCTGGGGATTCAATCTCTGGCTTTCTCGCGCAGCCGATGGCTCGGCACGGCCGTCCCCATCCATCGCCTGGCCGAAGGTTTGCCCGAACTGCACACGCTGCAGCGTATGCCCCGGCCGGTTTTTTCCGGCGCCCGCGCGCGTGCCTGGGCGGCCGAACTGGCATTTCCTCTGGTCCTGGCCGACGCCGCGGCTGCCACGGTCAGTTTTCGGGTCGTGCGGGAAGGAGAGAAAGTGACACTGCCCGAGCGGCGGCAGGATGAAGTCTTGACGCCTTTGGCGCCCTATCCTGCCGATCAGCGCCGCGCTGCGCGCGAATTGGTGCGCCCGGCGGATGCCTACGCCAGCGGGGTGATCATCTCGCCCGAGGGATGGGTGCTGACCGCCGCGCAAAACCTGGCAGCCGCCTCCCGCCGTGCCCCCGGCATTGCCCGGGTGGCTGTC
The nucleotide sequence above comes from Verrucomicrobiia bacterium. Encoded proteins:
- a CDS encoding efflux RND transporter periplasmic adaptor subunit, encoding MSGGAKCAAHNAPRAWCFLCDARLREPGRLWCQEHNRYEDRCWLCHPEARDKQRLWCEEHALYEDECFLCHPELKSKAPSSSAPQAALMCKEHGVLEAECAICHPEAVAQLKPGEGLQVRLPSPQSAGMVGLQTAATGSGKVTESVECLAEIIFNQNKLAHIAAPLSGILHTVEAELGAHVKEKQTVARIWSAAIAETVARAVLSHQTLERERKLRASRVTSQAALDEAEAAHRAVCQQLRTLGFTEEQVDEVGRLAPDQVLLEVRAPFAGEIIERTGVRGTLVEAGRPLFTLADTSTMWAMLQVPATALPHLQTGLTVELRVDALPGQVFTGTLTWVGPALDERTRMARARAEFPNPDGRLKDRMFARARIVVRQRDNAVLVPGAAIQYLEGRPIVFVRRTDDLYEVRAVELGARVGEHREIMAGLKLAEPVAVSRSFALKSALLISRLGAGCADD
- a CDS encoding CusA/CzcA family heavy metal efflux RND transporter — protein: MLNWIISVSLRNRLLVCVLAGLGVALGARNLGRLPVDAFPDTTPVQVQINTTAPALNPHEVEAQITIPVELAISGLPGLQNVRSLSKFGLSQVVATFEDRVNIFQARQLILERLQTVELPPGLPRPQLGPIATGLGEVFHYLVWSTNANRTLTELRILQDWVIKPELRKVRGVAEVNTWGGFEKQYHVVVDTERLIKYRLTLEDLFAALEANNQNVGGGQITRSGESLLVHGVGLTTNTQAIADIVLTSVQGTPVHVGDVATVREDHEIRRGAVTANGRGEAVLGLGFMLMGENSAEVTRALKAKLAEVQKSLPPDVHLEVLYDRTELVDNVIRTVEHNLLAGALLVVAVLFAFLGNLRAGLIVAAAIPLSMLFAGNLMLQTGIAASLLSLGAIDFGLIVDSSVIMVENCARQAARQRERPWLEVIRDAALEVRQPTLYGELIILVVFLPVLTLEGIEGKMFRPMALTMIFALLGSLLISLVLMPVLASLLLSRHMAAGEPWLVRAARWLYTPCLNWALRHRAAVLAGALMLLAGGAWLAARMGGEFLPRLGEGAIVATTVRLAGISVEESVAQNHLIEQRILAEFPDEVARVWTRLGTAEVATDPMGVELADFFLALKPREQWRKARTQEELAAQLRALLQQVPGMRPALSQPIEMRMNEMIAGARGDLALKIYGDDLEELRRLAAAVQGVLARIPGASEVSVEQLTGQGVLQVHVNSQALARHGVPARHVLNVVEAVGTRRVGEVREGQRRFPLVVRLPDEQRQNPEALANTLIPTAGGAVLPLNQLAQLTESEGPATINREWGRRRITVQCNVQGRDVKSFVAEARASLEAHIQWPAGYALEWGGQFENMERANRKLMFVTPMALALILVLLFFSLKSLRDVLMVATGIPLGAVGGVLALWLRDMPFTVSAGIGFIALSGVAILNGLVLVTFIRQRLAEGVAVADAVREGCLSRLRPVLMTALVAGVGFLPMALNVGVGGEVQRPLATVVIGGIFTNTLLTLVVLPALYSIFGRARAIPA
- a CDS encoding S1C family serine protease, yielding MLPLLAFLAFVLVLPHGLGAAPQVAIADDVHGPLYRRLAAAVVGITCKVKDANPESGQYFGTGVIISTQGLVLTTLTVVPENPGEIKVYLVDGRVLEGRVVRQDKESEGVLLQVQAVGLTAMPLADSTACRLGDPAYSWGNPFHTIMKDGMVSLSAGTISGLYQVSSVDTESRYVGWVLETDAAVNPGSDGGPLTDADGHLLGIQSLAFSRSRWLGTAVPIHRLAEGLPELHTLQRMPRPVFSGARARAWAAELAFPLVLADAAAATVSFRVVREGEKVTLPERRQDEVLTPLAPYPADQRRAARELVRPADAYASGVIISPEGWVLTAAQNLAAASRRAPGIARVAVYLADGRRVSAKILGQDSFYDVALLQLEKTQGQPYPFVALHEGPGPGTGQFIAVLGRSEPPGDLTLNVGLLSATNRFQNTCHQMNVMVNYGNLGGPVVDLEGRLVGLAVRLGPGTPWRQNCGVAFMATAAVLRQIIPELAAGKTLARPARPFLGIEGDVGALDIAGARINRVLPNSAAARAGLQQGDIITEFNGQNIPDWPSLVRSIQAALVGDTVRLKVLRGEQTLDVEVTLGSME